DNA from Ictalurus punctatus breed USDA103 chromosome 7, Coco_2.0, whole genome shotgun sequence:
aaaatgttacatgttaaattccccaacacatctagcaCTTAATAAACTATCAAATAAACTATAGGTTAATGCAGCCAAGTCCGAGtcatgagaaacagaaatgattcattaatagaTTAGCATTAGGTTTTCAGGCTATGCaatctgttagttcacctcacctcccgatctgagtccttctttcttttgtcacattTCACACAGACGTGACATCTGTTCATACAgtcccggaaacagaaatgattagttcagctgttgagtcttcgggttcgagtcgttcatTTATCCCGTTTCCGGTACTGCATGGTGCCTTGCCTATGGGGCGGTCACCTGATGAaggaacgactcgaacccgaagactcaaGAGCTGAActgatcatttctgtttcctgttgcAGCACATGCACGGTCAAAAATTAACGAATCACTcgctgagacaactcgttgttcccgagtcattttaaagattttttcaaaacaaaataaacgaatcgttcatgaacgacacatcactagaaAACAATAAATCTAGGTAGAATACATAGATAATACATAGAtccttattattatatattttttaaaaagcccagtatttattaattacacaAATAACATTAAATTTGTAAACCTGAAGCTTCCAAATGACACAATACGATTTTGATTATTAAGAGAAGGATTCAATATTTGACCATACCACTGAATCTGCCAAGACACGATGCAATACCTTTTTTGATTATTTAGACAACGTTTTGACATTTGATGATACCAGTCAATCTGCTAGGACACATTATGAtatgattttaattatttagACATGGATTTTACATTTGACGATACCAGTCAATCTGCTACAACACGATGTGATGATATGATTTAACAATCTTCAAATAATGTGTGACCAACTTTGTTGAAAATCTGGGGTTGGGGCTGGACTTAGCATTAGGTAGGCAGCTGCCTTGGGCTTTCAGAAGCCAAGGCCCCCTAAAAATGCAAatagtatatatacatatatatatatatatatatatatatatatatatatatatatatatatatatatatatatatatatatatatacttattaatgctaaataacatgcTGAAAAGGTAAATactgatgttaaaacactgaaattatTGATATCGCTGTTATTTCAGCAGCATCAATGCAAGCCTCCTCCCCCAACCCCAACTGAATAGGGCGccattcctatattttgcctTAGGCCCCCATATCACTAAATCCACCCAAGAGGAAGAGGTTAGGGTGAGCTACAAAACCACAACTGTACTGTAGTGCCTCTGCTTCTATAGACCACACTCTAGTACACATTGATAATAGTGCAGCTCCATCTAGAGGCAAATAGCTAGAATTATTTCCATGGCAACTGCCCTATCATGGCAACAGTTACTGCAAGGCTCAATTTACCTTACCAGAGTTCAGTGTCAATCAAACAGGAGGATGAAATCACAAATATCTGTTTTAGCACTCATGCTGCAAAATGTGCTCATAATAaccactgccacatgattagtaCAGTATTAATAACCACCACCACATGATTAGTACAGTATTAATAACCACCACCACATGATTAGTACAGTATTAATAACCACCGCCACATGATTGGTACAGTTTTAATAACCACTGCCACGTGATTGGTACAGTTTTAATAACCACCACTATATGATTAGTACAGTTTCAATAACCACCGCCACATGATTAGTACAGTATTAATAACCACCACCACATGATTAGTACAGTATTAATAACCACCACCACATGATTAGTACAGTATTAATAACCACCACCACATGATTAGTACAGTTTCAATAACCACCGCCACATGATTAGTACAGGTTTAATAaccactgccacatgattagtaCAGTATTAATAACCACCGCCACATGATTAGTACAGGTTTAATAACCACTGCCACATGACTAGTACAGGTTTAATAACCACCGCCACATGATTAGTACAGGTTTAATAACCACCGCCACATGATTAGTACAGGTTTACTAaccactgccacatgattagtaCAGGTTTAATAACCACCGCCACATGATTAATACAGGTTTAATAACCACCGCCACATGATTAGTACAGGTTTAATAACCACCGCCACATGATTAGTACAGGTTTAATAaccactgccacatgattaaTACAGGTTTAATAaccactgccacatgattagtaCAGGTTTAATAaccactgccacatgattagtaCAGTTTAATAaccactgccacatgattagtaCAGGTTTAATAACCACCGCCACATGATTAGTACAGTTTACTAaccactgccacatgattagtaCAGGTTTAATAACCACCGCCACATGATTAATACAGGTTTAATAACCACCGCCACATGATTAGTACAGGTTTAATAACCACCGCCACATGATTAGTACAGGTTTAATAaccactgccacatgattaaTACAGGTTTAATAaccactgccacatgattaaTACAGGTTTAATAaccactgccacatgattagtaCAGTTTAATAaccactgccacatgattagtaCAGGTTTAATAaccactgccacatgattagtaCAGTTTAATAaccactgccacatgattagtaCAGGTTTAATAACCACCGCCACATGATTAGTACAGGTTTAATAaccactgccacatgattaaTACAGGTTTAATAaccactgccacatgattaaTACAGGTTTAATAaccactgccacatgattaaTACAGGTTTAATAaccactgccacatgattagtaCAGGTTTAATAACCACCGCCACATGATTAGTACAGGTTTAATAACCACCGCCACATGATTAGTACAGGTTTAATAACCACTCCCACATGATTAGTACAAAATTAATGTAACAGGTCCAGTTATGATTGcatttttttaacagcatgaaCAACATAGGCTCTGTAACTTCCAAGACAAAGAATAGCAACACTTctgcttttaaatataatcatcaGCTAGAATCTGAAATAGAATTGCTTTTGGTCAAACTTACAATGCATCAAGACAGTCTGATGCAATCAAGCCTGTGGACCACAGAGGCTCAGCAGTTCACATTCTGTGCTTGTGTCTCGAAGCTTGCCAGAGAACCACTAGTGGACCCTCGAGCAAAACCCCTAACCATCAAATGACCAGCCTCTGGTAGGTCTgtatttgtaagttgctttgggtgaaggtaaaatgtgaaatgaaaatgatcTGTCACTGCTACCACATCAGACTTGttccatagaaaaaaaaaaatattggggggggggggacataaataaaaaaaacaaaacaatctatACAGCATATACCTCCAGCTCtagcacacccattcacacacacacacacacacacacacacacacacacacacacacacacacacacacaaacacattttttttacacattaattaataatgcaGCTAATTAGTGCTATGCGTAcagccaaccctaaccctaacctcagtaactaaataaaacattctcaatttttttgtttgctttttaaaataacacctaacacacacaccttcatttTCTAGCCCCtcacacatatactgtacatagcaGCATCCAGTGTAGGTGTATAGCAGTAAACacatgtgaaagtgtgtgtatcACATCTGTATAAAAGGTACTGCTCATGTTTGTAGGACAATTCACTGAGCTCCAGTATGGAACGCAGCACAAATGGGTGtatttaaactttattgattctatttaatttaaatgaataaacattatttattctGATGAATACTACATCAATATGTAGGTTAGTCTATAGTAGCTCcattgcaaaacaaaaaaagcattacTCAGCCACTTAAAAATTTTGACTGACATTTGGAGGGAGAATTATGCAAAATTCAATTTTGgttaaaacatttctttaaaatgattcatttaatttaaaggTAGATGTGGCCATTTTTGACAGACACTAGGTAAAACTATGTTGTTTGTCCAGTTTTCAGCATTCCCCTTGGAAGCCACAAAAACCCCCATAAAACAATCATGTctaggtccatccatccatccatccacccatccatccattcattttctatactgcttatcctacagggtcatgaggaacctggagcctatcccaggaggcatggggcacaaggcggggtacaccctggacagggtgccaatccatcacagggtacaatcacatacacaatcacacacacattcatacactacggacatgccaatcagcctaccatgcatgtctttggactgggggaggacacccccacagcacggcgagaacatgcaaactccgaacacacagggcagcagcatGAAACgaaccctggcagtgtgaggtgaacgtgctaaccactgacTCACTGTGTGCCCTTCATgtctaggtttaaatgttaaataccgAATGTTCCACTACTTCGGAAAAACAAGTTCTATTTAACATCCTAAAAGGTTTTTTGCTTTGTCTCTTTGAGCAAGCCCTTAATGATTAATTGTAGACCTGCACATTAGATGGTTTTCCTTTCAGAAAATGTAGAATCCATTTAATGAGCTTGAGCCATTAAGCATccaaagatttttttcccccctaataGTGTAGCCATAAATAGAAGCAAGAAAGACGAGTCGTGGTTTCTTCTAAAGTGGAGATAATGCTAAGCTAGAATTTTAGATGACATCATATCATCTTTAGCATACTGAAACCATCTTATCCCTGGACAAAACAGTGTTATGAGCTACTGATGTGTCTGCTTCTTTTTTCTGAGATGATGTTGGCTTAAAACACAAACCACATGAATACGTAAAGCAGGCTAACAAAATGCTATTAGCTGAACATGACTTGGCCAATTAGCTTTCTATTCACTTTACCGATTTGTCAGAAGGCAGAATGTGAGCTGTTGTTTCCAGGACCAGCACAGTGTAAGTAAATGAGTACTTAATGTGTGAAATTTGCAGCTTGTTCTCGTCAGAGCTGTTGAATTGAGGGAATAGTAAAAGTGACAATCCAGGGTGTTTAAGTGGATGAGGTTTTCAGACTGTTTGGACTGAAATGTTTGAGATGGAAAGGAGACCCACAGACACAGCATTTACAAAATGCGGAAACAAAACatccttcccccccccccccactaaaACACTGCTATTATGAAGAGGAATATGATTAACCTTCTATAAATATGTCTCAAATAAACACTAGCACATCTAGAAAAATACTTGCTGTGGACTACCAAGCCCTTCAACAGCCTCATCACTTCAAGACATATACCAAACTGGGATTCAGTATCACATAACCATTCATTCACAAGGCAATTCAAATCTCAATGAGCCATAGACGTTTGACATCTTGAAAAAATGACTTTCCCCCAGTTTTATTTGGCGATGCAAATGGCGCCATTATGTCAGCTGAGGAAACGGCACTGAAAGGTCATTGAAACAGATGCTTGTCTATTTTCAGTTCACACAAAACGCTGCAATTGTACATGCAGAATTGGGCCATGAAACAATTCCAAATTACAATTAGGCCACAAATAGACCTGCTGTCCAAATGCAAGAGGACATTTCAGTACACATTCAACAGACAGAACGATACTTTGCAAAAACACCTATTATTTAGTGTCTGTGCAGTATTTTTTAGAGCCGGGAACAGCTGTGACGATCTTAAAATTGTGGAGGGCATAAAAGAGGGACAGGGTGTCTGCCTGTGATAATTATTTACACAGTGCACAGGGACATATGGGTTCTAACACCATTAACACTTCAGCAGAGCAGCTTTACCATTTAGATATGCAGCATTAACAGCTTGGGACAGATTTAAACAGCAGGCACGCACCTGCTTAGTGTCtcccataaacacacacacacacacacacacattcatacacacacactcatacatactcatacatactcatacacacacacacacacacacacacacaattcaagGCTGGAGAATTTTActtataaacatttacacaagatAAAATGGAAACCAGATCTATTCTGAACCAGATATAGTTGTGAATCCGTAAAGATGACACAATTCAATCAGATTTCTATTCCATTATAAGCCTAAACATTATCCCCTAACGCCTAACTACTATTATTTTAAACCTTCATTATGCGTCTTGCATCtacattaatattttttgttctGTATGACCACTTGCTGCTGTTAAACATGTCATTTTCACACATCATAACAACGTGTACtgacatttatttcagttaaaGATGTCGAAACAAACattctgttattattttaatttgaaacAAAGTCTGTGAGAGTTTTGGGCGTGTATATaaacaattaattaatcaatttcaaaaattaaatatgaatacattttctatTCCATTTGCCCACGCAGCTGCTCTATTACAGCGTGTAAAAGTCTCGGTGTTCTCAGTGTTGACGGTGCTTTAGGCAGCATTTTCTACTGGAAACACTTGTTTTAGACAGAGGTGTTAATGGTTTGCTCTCAGTTTCCTCAACAGTCCTGATGTGTTGCTTAGTTCAGCAAAACCAACAACTGTACTACTTAAAAACACGTTCCTCTTTTTCAAGCATTCAACTGTCATTCCATGAGCATTTGATGCTCAAAAAGTGAAACACCATCTATATGCAAAAACCATGACGAGTCTTAACATGTTATAAGTAAAAGTGCAGTGAATGCATAAACAAGAACTGCTGGTATAAATAATAATCGCCATCACCAATAGCATTTAAGTACATAAAGGTAATTTATATATTCTATTTTCTCTACTGCTAGAATTGCTCATGCTCTTTGGGAAGTGTGTCCGGTCTGGAACAGGCTGAACAGCTGGATTGCCTGCGTTCGTGGAGGTTGTTGTTCGATGTTGGCAGGATCACCCGACTGGGGTCTGAGTCAACTGCAGGTTTCTCGCCATCACTTGCCATGATGTGCTCAACCAGGCGCATGATGGCTTTGTCAATATTTGTGTTATCCTgaaagagcaagagagcgagagcgagcgagagtaAGCAAAACAAGTTTTACAGCCTTGTGTCCCAAGACAAGGGAGAGTAACAGAAACTTAAAAgcaaagtgtttatttttctgttccATATTGTAGTTTCATAATTAACTGACTAAAGTGCTTTACCCCAGCTGACTGATTGATGCAGTTTCATTATTGACATGCGTAGATAACATACTTAAAATGGCATTATGCATAACTCATGCAGTGAAAATCttggcaggaatacaccctggatgctACATTATATGGGAAGAATATACCCTGGATGTTATATTATACGTCAGGAATACGCCCTGGATGTTATATTATACGTCAGGAGTACGCCCTGGATGTTATATTATACGTCAGGAGTACGCCCTGGATGTTATATTATACGTCAGGAGTACGCCCTGGATGTTATATTATACGTCAGGAGTACGCCCTGGATGTTATATTATACgtcaggaatacaccctggatgttaTATTATACGTCAGGAATACGCCCTGGATGTTATATTATATGGGAGGAGTACGCCCTGGATGTTATATTATACGTCAGGAGTACGCCCTGGATGTTATATTATACGTCAGGAGTACGCCCTGGATGTTATATTATACGTCAGGAGTACGCCCTGGATGTTATATTATACGTCAGGAATACGCCCTGGATGTTATATTATACatcaggaatacaccctggatgctACATTATATGGgaagaatacaccctggatgttaTATTATACGTCAGGAATACGCCCTGGATGTTATATTATACGTCAGGAGTACGCCCTGGATGTTATATTATACGTCAGGAGTACGCCCTGGATGTTATATTATACGTCAGGAGTACGCCCTGGATGTTATATTATACGTCAGGAGTACGCCCTGGATGTTATATTATACGTCAGGAATACGCCCTGGATGTTATATTATACGTCAGGAATACGCCCTGGATGTTATATTATACGTCAGGAGTACGCCCTGGATGTTATATTATACGTCAGGAATACGCCCTGGATGTTATATTATACGTCAGGAATACGCCCTGGATGTTATATTATACGggaggaatacaccctggatgttatattatatgggaggaatacaccctggatgttatattatatgggaggaatacaccctggatgttaTATTATACGGGAGGAATACGCCCTGGATGTTATATTATATGGGAGGAATACGCCTTGGATGTTATATTATAGGCGAGGAATACGCCTTGGATGTTATATTATAGGCGAGGAATACGCCTTGGATGTTATATTATACGTCAGGGATTCAGTGAGAATATGTGAAACTCTGCACAAACAGTAACCCTGAGATAGATCCCTTACCTTGGCCGATGTCTCATACCAGCCCAGGAATCCTTGCTCTTTATAAAAACTCTCCATCTTGGGTAGTTTGGCACACATGCCATGTGACTGCTGGTCACACTTATTCGCCAACAGGACAGCTGGCACCGGGTGACCATTACAGAGGGCCACTTTAGCATCCAGGTCACCTTTCCATTTAAGTACAGCTTGGAAAGTGGATGCTCGGGTCATGTCGAAGACCACCAGTGCCCCTACTGCTTCACGGTAATACACACGAGTCATGTTGCCATATCGCTCCTGTCCTGGAAAACAAGGTAAATGTGAGGAAGAGTCACAGAAAAGCACTACACTGTAATGGACACAAGATCACATGTTTGAAACTTGAGCTATCTGATTACTACAATCACATTAAACATTCTTGGTTGATATCTGTGCCATGTATGAATGTTTTCTTGTATACCAGTGTGTGTACACTTGGGGTGTGGGTTAGTGACGTAAGCTCTGCTTTTTATCACATGACACTAAGTAATGAATGAAACCAGCTGAAACACCACGCGACTTCCATCTCAATATCTTGGGCATGGACAGAAAGACattcactccacacacacgtaTGCATACGCACTCACATGCACAAATATCAGAAATGACAAGTACTGTTTAAACAGTGCATTCCATGGGCGTGTTTGTGTAATAAGATTAGCAAAAGGCAAATAGTTAACTGTGTGTGAACAACCTTTACGTACAATAcattctcagaaataaaggcaCCAAACTGTACATTTCCATACATGTCGCTGCTGAGGTATCTTCAAGGAAACATTTTTTATACCTTTagtatgttgttgttgttttgtttttttacctaaCCAGGGAATATAATGtacttttaaaatgaatttaagGAATATAATTGAACTTTAAGGACCCCTAATGAACCTTTAAAGCTACACTCTAAAAGCTATATAAAGGCAATTTAAAAgttactaaaggtacaaaagctGTACCCTTGATAGCAGCGCTTCAACAACAAGGAAAACTACACATGGCACCTTTATGTCTGAGAATGTATTGCACATAAAGTTTGATATGAACTAAATCGtataaaatgcacacaaaaaacacattacagATGTATATTAATGATATagttccatccattttctatactgcttaacCTACAGGGTCGTGAGGtacatggagcctatcccagggagcatggggcacagggcggggtacaccctggacagggtgccaaaccatcacagggcacaatcacatacacattatggacattttggaaataccaatcagcctactatgcatgt
Protein-coding regions in this window:
- the zgc:162171 gene encoding ras-related protein Rab-38, translating into MQRERLLKVLVVGDLGVGKTAIIRRYVHQVFSHHYRATIGVDFALKLLHWDPSTVIRLQLWDIAGQERYGNMTRVYYREAVGALVVFDMTRASTFQAVLKWKGDLDAKVALCNGHPVPAVLLANKCDQQSHGMCAKLPKMESFYKEQGFLGWYETSAKDNTNIDKAIMRLVEHIMASDGEKPAVDSDPSRVILPTSNNNLHERRQSSCSACSRPDTLPKEHEQF